Proteins from a genomic interval of Schistosoma mansoni strain Puerto Rico chromosome 6, complete genome:
- a CDS encoding aconitate hydratase, whose amino-acid sequence MTFVNLLLKNTGRVNFVRFSPISRSVALSKFEDKTLDYDKLEHNLNIVKKRKFCKSYLMLRPDRVAMQDATAQMALLQFISSGLPRVAVPSTVHCDHLIEAKDGAGTDLNRANDTNKEVYEFLASASAKYGIGFWKPGSGIIHQIVLENYAFPGALIIGTDSHTPNGGGLGGLCIGVGGADAVDVMANLPWELKAPLVIGVNLTGKLSGWTSPKDIILKVAEILTVKGGTGAIVEYYGPGVESISCTGMATICNMGAEIGATTSIFPFNDRMLDYLRATNRADMGDLASKHKASLLTSDVNCKYDKIIEINLDTLEPHVNGPFTPDLAHPISQLSSHASKAGWPLHISAGLIGSCTNSSYEDMARAASLARQALDKGVKIKSQFFITPGSEQIRATIERDGITKIFQSIGGVVLANACGPCIGQWSRKDTKKGDKNTIVSSYNRNFTGRNDANPATHAFVTSPELVTALVFGGSLSFNPLTDELTADDGSKFKFKPPTGDTLPMKGFDPGQDTYQPPVTDTSKITVKVDPSSQRLQLLSPFKKWDGKDLTEMPILIKIKGKCTTDHISAAGQWLKYRGHLDNISNNLFIGVIAFYLYCVAQLGFFQY is encoded by the exons ATGACGTTCGTCAATCTGCTGTTGAAGAATACAGGCAGGGTTAATTTTGTTCGATTTTCTCCCATAAGTCGTTCA GTGGCACTTAGTAAATTTGAAGACAAGACCCTAGATTATGATAAACTGGAACACAATCTAAATATAGTGAAAAAACG AAAGTTCT GTAAAAGCTATCTCATGCTTAGACCCGATCGTGTTGCAATGCAAGATGCTACAGCACAGATGGCTCTATTACAATTTATTAGCAGTGGTCTTCCACGTGTCGCCGTACCCTCAACTGTCCACTGTGACCATCTTATTGAGGCTAAAGATGGTGCAGGAACAGATCTTAATCGTGCAAATGATACCAACAAGGAAGTTTACGAATTTCTTGCATCTGCATCTGCTAAATATGGTATTGGATTTTGGAAGCCTGGATCAGGAATAATTCACCAA ATTGTTTTAGAGAACTACGCATTTCCTGGTGCATTAATCATTGGCACCGATAGTCATACACCTAATGGTGGCGGACTTGGTGGTTTATGTATTGGTGTTGGTGGTGCAGATGCTGTAGATGTAATGGCTAATTTACCATGGGAGTTGAAAGCCCCATTAGTAATTGGCGTAAATCTAACAGGTAAATTATCTGGTTGGACAAGTCCAAAAGATATCATACTAAAG GTAGCTGAAATCCTAACAGTGAAAGGTGGAACTGGAGCTATCGTTGAATATTATGGTCCCGGTGTTGAATCGATTTCATGCACCGGTATGGCTACAATTTGTAATATGGGCGCTGAGATCGGTGCTACAACATCAATTTTTCCATTTAACGATCGAATGCTGGATTATTTACGTGCTACAAATAGAGCGGATATGGGAGATTTAGCTTCAAAGCATAAG GCTTCTTTACTTACATCAGATGTAAATTGtaaatatgataaaataattgaaataaacttGGATACTTTAGAACCACATGTAAATGGTCCGTTTACACCAGATCTCGCACATCCGATTTCACAA TTGTCCAGTCATGCATCCAAAGCAGGTTGGCCACTGCATATCAGTGCTGGACTTATCGGTTCCTGTACCAATTCATCTTATGAGGATATGGCACGTGCTGCCAGCTTAGCTCGTCAAGCTTTAGATAAAGGTGTTAAAATTAAATCACAATTCTTTATAACACCTGGTAGTGAACAAATTCGTGCAACTATTGAACGTGACGGTAtcacaaaaatatttcaatctaTTGGTGGTGTAGTATTAGCTAACGCATGTGGTCCATGTATTGGTCAATGGTCTAGAAAG GATACAAAGAAAGGTGATAAAAATACGATTGTCTCATCGTACAATCGTAATTTCACTGGTCGTAATGATGCTAATCCAGCTACACATGCATTTGTTACTTCACCAGAATTAGTCACAGCTTTAGTATTCGGTGGCAGTTTATCATTTAATCCATTGACGGATGAACTAACTGCAGATGATGGAtcaaaatttaaatttaaacCACCAACAG GTGACACACTACCGATGAAAGGTTTTGATCCTGGTCAAGATACATATCAACCACCAGTGACAGATACTTCCAAAATCACAGTTAAAGTTGATCCATCAAGTCAACGTTTACAATTACTTAGTCCATTTAAGAAATGGGATGGTAAAGATTTAACTGAAATGCcaatattaattaaaattaaaggAAAATGTACTACAGATCATATTTCAGCTGCTGGTCAATGGTTAAAATATCGAGGTCATTTGgataatatttcaaataatttgttCATTGG CGTGATAGCATTTTATCTATATTGCGTTGCACAATTAGGCTTCTTTCAATATTAG